One stretch of Chryseobacterium fluminis DNA includes these proteins:
- a CDS encoding NUMOD4 domain-containing protein, giving the protein MQLPLELEDQYVKNVLYNTNLDDLPGEEWKIIEDLENYAISNMGRVKSLERLTPMANGGYRKDGERIIKLSFVKYFNRYLQRTFYHVFCGFSLEGKKFRRSVARLVYYYFIEKFSMDDQHIAISYRDTNSLHLNYNNLELLSISEIHLKKFRKKRASQAKQAVSQYTVYGEHISNFKSIVAASKASGTSPGGIFSVLKKISFTAGGFRWFPDDYIPQENDFLTTKKNKALGSKETLNVSLWEKLGKPDIDQNHPPACVNLSLLNLPEELWKEIPDFEGQYIISNKGRVKRRSGWVHVTRSKIFAREKMMPLRMVNSISKNPHLSVNLRKNGRNVNMSISRLMYYCFVQEFDLNDRSLVIKNLNEPKWDIDPLKLSLITIYSLTHPELPDE; this is encoded by the coding sequence ATGCAACTACCTCTAGAATTGGAAGACCAGTACGTGAAAAATGTCTTATATAATACTAATCTGGATGATCTTCCGGGTGAAGAATGGAAAATAATCGAGGATCTTGAAAACTATGCCATCTCTAATATGGGAAGGGTGAAAAGTCTGGAGCGGCTAACTCCAATGGCCAATGGGGGATATCGTAAGGATGGGGAGAGAATTATCAAATTGAGTTTTGTAAAATATTTTAACCGTTATCTCCAGCGCACTTTTTATCATGTGTTTTGTGGATTTTCCCTTGAAGGAAAGAAGTTTCGACGATCGGTTGCTCGCCTTGTTTATTATTATTTTATTGAGAAATTTAGCATGGATGATCAGCATATAGCCATTTCTTATCGTGATACTAATTCTCTTCATCTGAACTATAATAATTTGGAACTGCTTTCCATTAGTGAAATACACCTTAAAAAATTTCGTAAAAAAAGGGCCAGTCAAGCTAAGCAGGCGGTTAGCCAATATACCGTGTATGGTGAACATATTTCTAATTTTAAAAGTATTGTTGCTGCCAGTAAAGCTTCAGGAACCAGTCCGGGTGGTATATTCTCTGTGTTGAAGAAGATTAGTTTTACGGCAGGAGGTTTTCGGTGGTTTCCCGATGATTATATACCTCAGGAAAATGATTTTTTGACAACCAAAAAAAATAAAGCTTTAGGCAGTAAAGAAACTCTTAATGTTTCCTTATGGGAAAAATTAGGCAAACCTGATATTGACCAAAACCATCCGCCTGCCTGCGTCAATTTATCCCTTTTAAACCTTCCGGAAGAGCTATGGAAAGAAATACCGGATTTCGAAGGGCAGTATATCATCTCTAATAAAGGAAGGGTTAAACGCAGAAGTGGATGGGTGCATGTCACCAGGAGTAAAATCTTTGCAAGAGAAAAAATGATGCCTCTCAGAATGGTAAATTCTATAAGTAAAAATCCGCATCTAAGTGTAAATCTCAGAAAAAACGGCCGTAATGTTAATATGTCAATCTCCCGTTTAATGTATTATTGTTTTGTGCAGGAATTTGATCTTAATGACAGAAGTCTTGTCATCAAGAATTTAAACGAGCCAAAATGGGATATAGACCCTTTAAAGCTCTCGCTTATTACAATTTATTCTTTAACTCATCCAGAATTACCGGATGAATAA
- a CDS encoding helix-turn-helix domain-containing protein — MRPNYTKIYYDLLLEKQPEKLKDKKIKSLISDLTTAEKVLKFNELIFGPQGEDSINNHKLRSYNKETIIKILQYQKKHNLSKRFTAKIYGLSRTTIQKWHKDFGYEVE; from the coding sequence ATGCGGCCAAATTATACTAAGATATATTATGATTTGCTTCTAGAAAAGCAGCCTGAAAAATTAAAAGATAAAAAAATTAAATCCCTGATTTCTGATTTGACTACAGCTGAAAAGGTACTAAAATTTAATGAATTGATATTTGGTCCCCAGGGTGAAGACAGCATTAATAATCATAAGCTTAGAAGTTACAATAAAGAAACAATTATCAAAATACTGCAATACCAAAAGAAACACAATTTATCTAAAAGATTTACGGCAAAGATATATGGATTAAGTCGCACCACAATTCAAAAATGGCATAAAGATTTTGGATATGAAGTTGAATAA